One Symphalangus syndactylus isolate Jambi chromosome 10, NHGRI_mSymSyn1-v2.1_pri, whole genome shotgun sequence genomic region harbors:
- the LAMTOR3 gene encoding ragulator complex protein LAMTOR3 yields MSCNYIADDIWHGKSHSLQHKTTLEVLQNTHGSSPFNLDKALSKEHPWGSHKSLGNRSETCGPGSSDLVQILCPTADVLRPVTQGAGARRGPRWAGKGRGAAGGRALAASAGPLRKSHIVGQRRRKNCPLSDSGENQRAQKPEDLKRFLYKKLPSVEGLHAIVVSDRDGVPVIKVANDNAPEHALRPGFLSTFALATDQGSKLGLSKNKSIICYYNTYQVVQFNRLPLVVSFIASSNANTGLIVSLEKELAPLFEELRQVVEVS; encoded by the exons ATGTCTTGTAACTACATAGCAGATGACATCTGGCATGGCAAGTCTCATTCACTTCAGCACAAGACT ACGCTTGAAGTGCTCCAGAATACCCATGGCTCCTCCCCATTCAATCTAGATAAGGCCTTGAGTAAAGAGCACCCTTGGGGAAGTCACAAGAGCCTAGGAAACAGGTCAGAAACCTGTGGACCTG GGTCCAGCGATCTCGTACAAATCCTCTGCCCCACAGCTGACGTCCTTCGGCCCGTGACACAAGGCGCAGGCGCAAGACGCGGCCCGCGGTGGGCGGGGAAGGGGCGGGGCGCGGCCGGCGGCCGCGCCCTCGCAGCTTCCGCCGGGCCCCTCCGGAAATCCCATATCGTGGGGCAACGGCGGCGTAAAAA CTGTCCCTTAAGTGACAGCGGAGAGAACCAGAGAGCCCAGAAACCCGAG GACCTAAAGCGATTCTTGTATAAAAAGTTACCAAG tgtcGAAGGGCTCCATGCCATTGTTGTATCAGATAGAGATGGAGTACCTGTTATTAAAG TGGCCAATGACAATGCTCCGGAGCATGCTTTGCGACCTGGTTTCTTATCCACTTTTGCCCTTGCAACAGACCAAGGGAGCAAActtggactttcaaaaaataaaagtatcatcTGTTACTATAACACCTACCAG gtgGTTCAATTTAATCGTTTACCTTTGGTGGTGAGTTTTATAGCCAGCAGCAATGCCAATACAG